The Algoriphagus sanaruensis genome window below encodes:
- the mutS gene encoding DNA mismatch repair protein MutS produces MSRSKDGQETPLMKQYNAIKAKHPGALLLFRVGDFYETFGEDAVVASKVLDIVLTKRANGAASHIELAGFPHHSLDNYLPKLVRAGNRVAICDQLEDPKMVKGIVKRGVTELVTPGLSYNDQVLDTRKNNYLASIHFGKDTHGIAFLDVSTGEFMCAEGNAPYIEKLLQSFAPSEVIFSKAAKQKASELFKNEFITFHCEDWVYQYDFTYEKLKTHFGTANLKGFGIEDLQFGTVAAGAILYYLEETEHKEVQHISAISRIAEEKYVWLDKFTIRNLELVYPQHEGGVPLIQILDQTVTPMGSRMMKKWMVLPLKEKQLIEERLNVVDFFHQHESSIDQILGQLKHIGDLERLISKVVVGRVNPREMNQIKRALKASLPIKEILKTQDNSTLKRLSDQINPCDFLLEKIEKELFEDAPMLVHQGGVIKDGVDEELDEYRGLANKGKDFLVQIQQREVQNTGISSLKISYNKVFGYYLEVTHAHKDKVPAEWIRKQTLVNAERYITPELKDYEEKILHAEERMIALEQKYFLELVQEAAQYVTQIQQNARVLGTLDALLSFAKVALSNGYSRPKISDTDTLEIKDGRHPVIEKQLPVGESYVPNDIYLDNDSQQIIIITGPNMAGKSALLRQTALIVLMAQMGSFVPASYARIGIIDKVFTRVGASDNLSKGESTFMVEMTETASILNNLSDRSLVLMDEIGRGTSTYDGISIAWSIVEYLHNHPSFKAKTLFATHYHELNQLASDFPRIKNFNVAVKEVGNKVIFMRKLKEGGSEHSFGIHVAQMAGMPNPIVLRASEIMSHLEKDKALKEKKENYKSIPKNNFQLSLFELDPKMSEAKKIIEEVDINTISPIEALLKLHEIKKKLD; encoded by the coding sequence ATGAGCAGATCCAAAGACGGACAAGAAACTCCATTGATGAAACAATACAATGCAATCAAAGCCAAACACCCTGGAGCATTGCTGTTGTTTAGAGTTGGAGATTTTTATGAAACTTTCGGCGAAGATGCTGTGGTGGCAAGTAAGGTCTTGGACATCGTACTTACTAAGCGGGCAAACGGAGCCGCTTCTCACATTGAATTGGCTGGATTTCCGCATCATTCCTTGGATAATTACCTTCCCAAATTGGTCCGAGCAGGTAACCGAGTGGCTATTTGTGATCAATTGGAAGACCCCAAAATGGTTAAGGGAATTGTAAAACGGGGAGTCACTGAGTTAGTGACACCAGGGCTGTCTTACAATGATCAAGTCCTCGACACTCGAAAAAACAATTACCTCGCTTCCATACATTTTGGAAAGGATACCCATGGAATAGCATTTTTGGATGTATCTACTGGCGAGTTTATGTGTGCGGAAGGAAATGCTCCCTATATCGAAAAGCTACTGCAAAGTTTCGCTCCCTCTGAAGTAATTTTTTCAAAGGCCGCGAAGCAAAAAGCATCAGAGCTCTTCAAAAATGAATTTATCACCTTCCATTGTGAAGATTGGGTCTATCAATATGATTTTACCTATGAAAAACTCAAAACCCATTTTGGAACAGCCAACCTCAAGGGATTTGGAATTGAGGATCTACAATTCGGAACAGTAGCCGCAGGGGCGATTTTATATTACTTAGAGGAGACTGAACATAAGGAGGTTCAACATATATCGGCTATTTCCAGGATTGCTGAAGAAAAATATGTTTGGTTGGACAAGTTTACGATCAGAAATCTTGAGCTAGTCTATCCTCAGCACGAAGGTGGTGTACCCTTGATCCAAATCTTAGATCAGACTGTTACCCCAATGGGTTCAAGGATGATGAAGAAATGGATGGTATTGCCTCTAAAAGAGAAGCAATTGATCGAGGAGAGACTCAATGTTGTTGATTTTTTTCATCAGCATGAATCCTCAATCGATCAGATCTTGGGGCAATTGAAGCATATTGGTGATTTGGAGCGCTTGATTTCCAAGGTTGTGGTTGGGAGAGTGAATCCCAGAGAAATGAACCAAATTAAGCGAGCACTCAAAGCATCGCTTCCGATCAAAGAAATTCTCAAGACACAGGATAATTCGACTCTCAAGAGGCTATCTGATCAAATCAATCCTTGCGATTTTCTTCTTGAAAAAATAGAAAAGGAGCTTTTCGAAGATGCCCCTATGCTTGTACATCAAGGCGGAGTGATCAAAGACGGAGTAGATGAGGAATTGGACGAATACCGTGGATTAGCCAATAAGGGGAAAGATTTTTTGGTACAAATCCAGCAAAGAGAGGTTCAGAATACAGGAATTTCTTCGCTTAAAATATCCTATAACAAAGTTTTTGGCTACTACCTAGAAGTAACGCATGCACACAAGGATAAGGTGCCTGCCGAATGGATCCGGAAACAAACATTGGTAAATGCGGAACGCTACATTACTCCAGAGCTAAAAGATTACGAAGAGAAAATCCTTCATGCCGAAGAGCGTATGATTGCCTTGGAGCAAAAGTATTTCTTGGAATTGGTTCAAGAAGCAGCCCAATACGTCACACAAATCCAGCAGAACGCTCGGGTTTTGGGGACCTTAGATGCCTTGTTGTCATTTGCGAAAGTTGCCTTGTCCAATGGATACTCGAGGCCAAAAATTTCGGATACTGATACCTTGGAAATCAAAGATGGAAGACATCCTGTGATCGAGAAACAGCTGCCCGTCGGAGAATCCTATGTTCCCAATGACATTTATTTGGATAACGATAGTCAGCAGATTATTATCATAACAGGTCCAAATATGGCAGGTAAATCTGCCTTGCTTCGACAGACAGCCTTAATCGTTTTGATGGCCCAAATGGGATCTTTTGTTCCTGCTTCCTACGCAAGAATTGGTATCATTGATAAAGTCTTTACCCGTGTGGGCGCTTCAGACAATCTTTCAAAGGGTGAGTCCACCTTTATGGTAGAAATGACAGAGACGGCAAGTATCTTGAATAACCTTTCGGATAGAAGTTTAGTTTTAATGGATGAAATTGGTCGCGGAACGTCAACCTATGATGGAATTTCCATCGCATGGTCAATTGTCGAGTATCTCCACAATCACCCATCATTTAAGGCAAAAACGTTATTTGCCACTCATTATCACGAGTTAAACCAATTGGCGAGTGATTTTCCTCGTATAAAAAACTTTAATGTGGCCGTCAAAGAAGTCGGAAACAAGGTTATTTTTATGAGGAAACTCAAGGAGGGAGGAAGTGAACATAGTTTTGGAATACATGTGGCCCAGATGGCCGGTATGCCCAATCCAATAGTACTCAGAGCTTCCGAGATCATGTCTCATCTTGAAAAAGACAAGGCCTTGAAAGAGAAAAAGGAGAATTATAAATCCATACCAAAGAATAATTTTCAATTAAGCCTTTTCGAATTAGACCCAAAAATGAGTGAAGCAAAAAAGATCATTGAAGAGGTAGACATCAATACCATTTCACCAATTGAGGCTTTGCTCAAGTTGCATGAAATTAAAAAGAAGCTTGATTAA
- a CDS encoding RNA methyltransferase, whose translation MKKLSMDELDRLSVEEFKSVEKSPLVLVLDNIRSLNNVGSAFRTGDAFRVEKIYLCGITGTPPHRDIQKTALGATESVDWEYFPTTLQALEKLKNEGFIVCSLEQVQNSTKLNEFQPISNENYALVFGNEVFGVEEEVLSVSDHVLEIPQFGTKHSLNISVTLGIAVWDILSKLKRF comes from the coding sequence ATGAAGAAATTAAGTATGGATGAACTCGATCGGCTTTCGGTCGAGGAGTTTAAATCAGTAGAAAAATCACCACTCGTTCTCGTATTAGACAATATTCGAAGTTTGAACAATGTTGGCTCTGCTTTTCGGACTGGAGATGCATTTCGTGTTGAGAAAATTTACCTATGCGGAATCACCGGAACTCCGCCCCATCGAGATATTCAAAAAACGGCCTTAGGAGCCACAGAATCAGTGGATTGGGAATATTTTCCCACTACCCTTCAGGCTTTGGAAAAATTGAAGAATGAGGGATTTATAGTTTGTAGTTTGGAACAAGTTCAAAATTCAACCAAACTCAACGAATTCCAACCAATTAGTAACGAGAATTATGCCTTAGTATTCGGAAATGAAGTATTTGGAGTAGAGGAGGAGGTACTATCAGTCTCCGATCATGTTTTGGAAATCCCTCAATTTGGCACCAAGCACTCGCTTAATATTTCAGTAACGCTAGGGATTGCTGTATGGGATATTTTGTCAAAACTCAAGCGTTTTTGA
- a CDS encoding PaaI family thioesterase — protein sequence MENNFSPQLTYFKSLIGKTLDKTPSAAGNWLAGILLDVDQHHIKVQYTVRPEMCNPGKILHGGIASLMLDDVIGMGNFVAGSEYLMTSINLNVDFLSSAQIGENLEVAAKLVRSGSNLNHWEAIIRKESGKIVAKASSNLIKTHVKLSDLGF from the coding sequence GTGGAAAATAACTTTAGTCCTCAGCTCACCTATTTCAAATCATTAATTGGAAAAACTCTGGATAAAACTCCATCCGCCGCGGGCAATTGGTTGGCAGGAATTCTTCTCGATGTAGATCAGCATCATATCAAAGTCCAATACACGGTGAGGCCTGAGATGTGTAACCCAGGAAAGATCCTTCACGGTGGGATCGCTTCGTTAATGCTAGATGATGTGATTGGGATGGGAAATTTTGTTGCTGGATCTGAATACTTGATGACCAGCATCAACTTAAATGTGGACTTTTTATCCTCGGCGCAAATTGGTGAAAACCTCGAAGTCGCAGCTAAACTCGTGAGGTCTGGGTCTAATCTGAATCACTGGGAAGCTATCATCCGAAAGGAATCAGGTAAGATTGTAGCCAAAGCTAGTTCTAACCTGATCAAAACACATGTTAAACTTTCAGATTTGGGGTTTTGA
- a CDS encoding SDR family NAD(P)-dependent oxidoreductase, which produces MNISLKNQRILVTGASRGIGRAIARQLSDSGAEVIIHYNSNKEEAESLLSQLKSPAYLESCDLSNSSEVVGFIPRLVAKYGPLTGLVNNAGISPAAPDSLPTDEWLQIWEKVMAVNSTAVGILTKEFIDQAKPLQNGRIIMISSRAAFRGDTPDYLAYAASKGALVSLTRSIARHYGKLGIKAFLIAPGFTRTDMANEILSEYGEDFALKDIALNELTLPEDIAPMVTLLCSGLADHATGTSIDINAGSYVR; this is translated from the coding sequence ATGAATATCTCACTAAAAAACCAACGGATTCTAGTTACTGGAGCTTCACGTGGAATCGGTAGAGCTATTGCCAGACAACTTTCCGATTCTGGGGCTGAGGTTATCATCCATTACAACTCAAATAAGGAAGAAGCAGAGTCTTTACTTTCCCAACTTAAGTCCCCTGCCTATTTAGAATCCTGTGATCTTTCCAATTCAAGTGAGGTTGTAGGATTCATTCCGAGGCTAGTAGCAAAATATGGGCCCTTGACTGGATTGGTTAATAATGCTGGAATTTCCCCGGCAGCCCCTGATTCCCTTCCTACAGATGAATGGCTTCAAATTTGGGAGAAAGTAATGGCCGTCAATTCGACTGCTGTGGGAATTTTGACCAAAGAGTTCATAGATCAAGCAAAACCACTGCAAAATGGCCGGATTATCATGATTTCTTCCAGAGCAGCATTTCGCGGAGATACTCCAGATTATCTTGCTTATGCAGCCTCAAAGGGAGCATTGGTAAGCTTAACTCGCTCAATTGCAAGACATTATGGTAAACTTGGAATTAAGGCATTCTTGATCGCTCCTGGATTTACGCGTACCGATATGGCCAATGAGATTCTTTCTGAGTATGGGGAAGATTTTGCCCTAAAAGACATTGCCCTCAATGAATTAACACTTCCTGAAGACATCGCTCCCATGGTCACTTTATTGTGTTCTGGACTAGCAGATCATGCCACGGGTACCTCCATTGATATCAATGCTGGATCTTATGTTCGATAA
- a CDS encoding YfiT family bacillithiol transferase: MDIEFLKYPVGKFQVPEIITSESIQGAIHFIEEFPIKLFSAVSPLTPAQLDTPYRPGGWTVRQLVHHCSDSHLNAFFRFKLALTEDNPVIKPYDEAEWAKLTDYSFPVESALTTIRIIHAKWVTLLKSMKSEDFERTYFHPEKNRSQSLSEVALMYAWHGQHHLAHVQHLVLRNFDQ, encoded by the coding sequence ATGGACATCGAGTTTCTTAAATACCCAGTCGGGAAGTTTCAAGTTCCTGAAATAATCACCTCAGAATCTATCCAAGGGGCAATTCATTTCATTGAAGAATTTCCAATAAAACTATTTTCTGCCGTAAGCCCACTTACCCCAGCCCAATTGGATACACCATATCGACCTGGTGGCTGGACGGTGAGACAATTGGTTCATCACTGTTCAGATAGTCATCTCAATGCTTTTTTTAGGTTTAAACTTGCCCTCACCGAGGATAATCCGGTAATCAAACCCTATGATGAAGCTGAATGGGCTAAGTTGACTGATTATTCATTTCCTGTTGAATCAGCTTTGACAACCATCCGAATTATCCATGCTAAATGGGTGACTTTACTCAAATCGATGAAATCTGAGGATTTTGAAAGGACTTACTTTCATCCCGAAAAAAATAGAAGTCAATCATTATCAGAGGTCGCTTTAATGTATGCCTGGCATGGACAGCATCATTTAGCTCATGTCCAGCATCTTGTTCTTAGGAATTTTGACCAATAA
- a CDS encoding ComF family protein, whose translation MRFTWLNDFLDLIFPRCCEVCGTALHDQEICFCLVCEGQLPKASFHLRAMDNELTVKLQGLMLVNRVISFLRFTKKGVSQKLLHKLKYQHKPEIAVHLGTLYGLELSKMNYVSEWDVIVPVPLHPLKLKRRGYNQSEKFALGLSNSLGIKVQDLLIRKVFTETQTKKSRLQRLENVEEVFDLKINQNLNGAKILLVDDVITTGATLIACAQVLLANGAKHVDLATIAAGGK comes from the coding sequence ATGCGTTTTACTTGGCTAAATGATTTTTTGGATTTGATTTTTCCTCGGTGCTGCGAGGTATGCGGAACCGCCCTACACGATCAAGAAATTTGCTTTTGCTTGGTATGTGAAGGACAGCTTCCAAAAGCAAGCTTTCATCTTCGCGCTATGGATAATGAATTGACTGTTAAACTTCAAGGACTCATGCTTGTAAATCGAGTGATTTCCTTTCTTCGATTTACCAAAAAGGGAGTAAGTCAAAAACTCCTTCACAAATTGAAGTATCAGCACAAACCTGAAATTGCGGTGCATCTTGGAACGCTCTACGGGCTTGAATTATCCAAAATGAATTATGTTTCTGAATGGGATGTGATTGTTCCTGTCCCTTTGCATCCTTTAAAACTTAAACGAAGAGGTTATAATCAAAGTGAAAAATTTGCACTAGGATTATCTAATTCTCTCGGAATCAAAGTTCAAGATCTTTTAATTAGAAAGGTGTTTACCGAAACTCAGACCAAAAAATCCAGACTTCAGCGTCTTGAAAATGTCGAAGAGGTGTTTGATTTGAAAATCAATCAGAACCTAAATGGCGCTAAAATTCTTTTGGTTGATGATGTAATTACCACTGGCGCCACGCTTATTGCATGTGCACAGGTTCTTTTGGCCAATGGTGCAAAACATGTAGATTTGGCCACTATCGCTGCAGGCGGTAAGTAA
- a CDS encoding carboxymuconolactone decarboxylase family protein, with amino-acid sequence MNLIEEFNAYRAQMNERILSEDNKVIKRFFNLDTNTYAEGELDVKTKEMIGLACSMVLRCDDCIKYHLGKSFEAGVSRKEVFEVFSISMIIGGSIVIPHLRRAVEYWEELEKQG; translated from the coding sequence ATGAATCTAATAGAAGAATTCAACGCATATCGGGCTCAGATGAATGAGCGAATATTGTCTGAAGACAATAAAGTAATTAAGCGGTTTTTCAATTTGGACACCAATACCTACGCTGAGGGGGAATTAGATGTCAAAACCAAAGAAATGATCGGCTTAGCTTGCTCCATGGTATTGAGATGCGATGATTGTATCAAATATCATTTAGGAAAATCCTTTGAGGCAGGAGTGTCAAGAAAAGAAGTTTTTGAAGTATTTTCCATTTCAATGATCATTGGTGGCTCCATTGTAATCCCTCATTTGAGAAGGGCTGTAGAATATTGGGAAGAACTTGAAAAACAGGGCTAA
- a CDS encoding exodeoxyribonuclease III: MKLISYNVNGIRSAINKGFVEWLEEENPDVIGLQEIKAQEKDVDPIIFQELGYELYWFPALKKGYSGVAIFTKIKPKSVKYGMGIQKYDEEGRMIQAEFEDFSFISSYFPSGTTGDVRQDFKYEFLDDVYGYMQDLRKDHPNLILSGDYNICHKAIDIHNPVSNKNSSGFLPEERAWMDKFTNSGFIDTFRHFNPNPHHYTWWSFRANSRAKNLGWRIDYHMASQEMENKLKSAVILQDVKHSDHCPIVLEIETK, encoded by the coding sequence ATGAAATTAATCTCCTATAATGTAAACGGTATCCGATCAGCCATAAACAAAGGTTTTGTGGAGTGGCTAGAGGAAGAAAATCCAGATGTCATTGGTTTACAGGAAATTAAAGCTCAGGAAAAGGATGTAGACCCAATCATATTTCAAGAATTAGGCTATGAACTTTATTGGTTTCCAGCCTTAAAAAAGGGATATAGTGGTGTTGCCATATTTACCAAAATAAAACCCAAATCTGTAAAGTATGGTATGGGAATCCAAAAGTATGATGAAGAGGGGAGAATGATTCAAGCTGAATTTGAGGACTTTTCATTTATCTCTTCTTATTTCCCATCTGGAACTACAGGAGATGTAAGACAGGATTTTAAATATGAGTTTTTAGATGATGTATATGGATATATGCAAGATCTAAGAAAGGATCATCCCAATTTGATCCTAAGTGGTGACTATAATATTTGTCACAAGGCAATAGATATTCATAATCCTGTTTCAAATAAAAACTCTTCAGGGTTTTTACCAGAAGAACGTGCTTGGATGGATAAGTTTACCAATTCCGGATTCATAGACACCTTTAGACACTTCAACCCAAACCCTCACCATTATACTTGGTGGAGTTTCAGAGCAAATTCAAGAGCTAAAAATCTCGGATGGAGGATAGATTATCACATGGCCAGCCAAGAAATGGAAAACAAACTGAAAAGTGCTGTAATTTTGCAAGATGTAAAGCATTCAGATCACTGTCCGATTGTTTTAGAAATAGAAACAAAATAA
- a CDS encoding ATP-binding protein, protein MKSIKISIPSLIENIKIIESFIDNAKDNFEINDDIYGNIMISVTECISNAIIHGNKQDKTKLVHLELKMEDDQLKFIIEDEGSGFDAAELPDPTSPENIEKTGGRGIFLIKHLSDELKFENGGKTAILSFYMD, encoded by the coding sequence ATGAAATCTATAAAAATTTCAATCCCCTCTTTAATCGAGAACATAAAAATTATCGAGAGCTTTATTGATAACGCGAAAGATAATTTTGAAATAAACGATGACATTTATGGGAATATCATGATTTCAGTGACTGAGTGTATTAGTAATGCAATCATTCATGGAAATAAGCAAGACAAAACAAAACTTGTCCATCTAGAACTTAAGATGGAAGATGATCAATTAAAATTTATCATTGAAGATGAAGGTAGTGGATTTGATGCTGCAGAATTACCAGATCCAACTTCGCCTGAAAATATTGAAAAGACTGGGGGAAGAGGAATCTTCTTGATCAAGCATTTAAGTGATGAACTCAAATTCGAAAATGGTGGCAAGACAGCCATTCTTTCGTTTTACATGGATTAA